One stretch of Legionella birminghamensis DNA includes these proteins:
- a CDS encoding COX15/CtaA family protein, giving the protein MYTNWMRWAASLAVILSLLVVMLGGYTRLTNAGLGCPDWPGCYGHMVLPSDTETLNKAQTVYPNSPIESRKAWTEMLHRYAAGTLALLIFIIGGTTLSRAFKRQAPFLGLPLVLMLLVIFQAALGMWTVTLKLLPVVVMAHLLGGILIFSCLLRLRLQMAKPEKVNQSSWSPWIALAAFIVFLQIALGGWVSANYAGIACIGFPQCNGEWLPALKLSQGFNLFSPVGANYQGGLLDSEARAAIQSIHRLGALITTLYLLGLSGLILLKSGNQPLRRVAILVLILLGLQLSLGIINVLYLLPLWSAVAHNGVAAMLLASLFMMFYFSQGGRLDAK; this is encoded by the coding sequence ATTTATACAAACTGGATGCGATGGGCGGCAAGCCTTGCGGTGATATTGTCATTACTGGTTGTTATGCTGGGTGGTTATACCCGCTTAACCAATGCGGGTCTGGGCTGTCCGGACTGGCCAGGCTGTTATGGGCACATGGTTCTCCCTTCTGATACTGAAACCTTGAATAAAGCACAGACTGTTTACCCGAATAGCCCCATCGAATCTCGGAAAGCATGGACTGAAATGCTGCACCGCTATGCGGCTGGTACATTGGCCTTATTAATTTTTATCATTGGTGGAACAACTCTTTCCCGGGCTTTCAAAAGGCAAGCCCCTTTCTTGGGTTTGCCGCTTGTATTGATGCTGCTGGTCATATTCCAGGCAGCCCTGGGCATGTGGACGGTAACGCTTAAATTGCTTCCAGTCGTTGTAATGGCCCATTTACTGGGTGGCATTCTAATTTTTTCCTGCCTTCTGCGTCTTCGTCTGCAAATGGCCAAGCCGGAAAAGGTAAATCAGTCCTCCTGGTCTCCGTGGATTGCACTCGCTGCATTCATTGTGTTTCTTCAAATTGCTTTGGGCGGTTGGGTGAGCGCTAATTATGCAGGAATTGCCTGCATTGGCTTTCCCCAATGTAATGGGGAATGGCTGCCCGCCTTAAAACTTTCCCAGGGGTTTAATTTATTTTCTCCGGTAGGGGCAAATTATCAGGGCGGCCTCCTGGATAGTGAAGCCAGGGCAGCGATTCAGAGCATCCATCGTCTGGGTGCCTTAATAACCACTCTCTATTTACTCGGCCTTTCCGGATTAATACTGTTGAAATCAGGTAACCAGCCATTGCGGCGCGTGGCGATTTTGGTGCTGATTCTTCTGGGATTACAGTTAAGTCTGGGAATTATCAATGTTCTTTATTTACTGCCATTATGGTCGGCTGTTGCTCATAATGGCGTGGCCGCAATGTTGTTAGCCAGTTTATTCATGATGTTTTATTTCTCTCAGGGAGGTCGTCTTGATGCAAAATGA
- a CDS encoding HlyD family secretion protein, translating to MALRDRLSAFQYWPHVITVSIIVLAVAGYRYFAYYDTRSNDAYVSANIINMASLVSGPISEIYVVENQRVKKGDKLITIDPRPYLYALNKAKAQYKMAKITYANEKLGIQVAEEELRQSKSMLALSQDHLRRYQKLQQHGDLAEIQLINTEAKISEQQAIVLAAMQKLRIAQQNFDDNAIKAALAEVNKAQYLYDHTTVVAPTDGYITNFNLRKGQYIRTGEGLFALVDTSYWWIVTRYRETSIRLIKPGDKAKIYLDMYPGKTFHGHVESIGWGINRVQAGQVAPSTLAYLEATEDWIKIAQRFPVRIAIDDISEEYPLRIGASATTITYPVKK from the coding sequence TTGGCACTTCGTGATCGATTGTCGGCATTTCAATATTGGCCTCATGTCATCACGGTTAGCATTATTGTGCTGGCTGTTGCCGGCTATCGTTATTTTGCCTATTATGATACGCGCTCCAACGATGCCTATGTCTCTGCCAATATTATCAATATGGCGTCCCTGGTTTCCGGTCCAATCAGCGAGATTTATGTTGTTGAAAATCAGCGCGTAAAGAAAGGCGATAAGTTGATTACCATCGATCCCAGGCCTTATTTATATGCTTTGAATAAAGCCAAAGCGCAATACAAGATGGCAAAAATTACCTATGCCAATGAAAAACTGGGGATACAGGTCGCAGAAGAGGAATTGCGCCAGAGCAAATCAATGCTTGCCTTAAGCCAGGATCATTTACGCCGTTATCAAAAATTACAGCAGCACGGCGATCTGGCAGAAATTCAGTTGATTAATACCGAAGCCAAAATAAGCGAGCAACAGGCTATAGTGCTGGCCGCTATGCAGAAACTCAGAATTGCACAGCAGAATTTTGATGATAACGCGATTAAGGCTGCTTTAGCGGAGGTCAACAAAGCCCAGTATTTATATGATCATACAACAGTGGTAGCGCCCACAGACGGTTATATTACCAATTTTAATCTGCGTAAAGGGCAATATATTCGAACAGGGGAGGGGTTATTCGCTTTGGTAGATACCAGCTACTGGTGGATTGTAACGCGTTATCGTGAAACATCCATCCGTTTAATCAAACCTGGAGATAAGGCAAAAATTTATCTTGATATGTATCCCGGTAAAACTTTCCACGGGCATGTAGAGAGCATTGGCTGGGGAATTAACCGGGTACAGGCCGGGCAGGTTGCGCCTTCTACGCTGGCGTACCTTGAGGCGACCGAAGACTGGATAAAAATAGCGCAGCGTTTTCCTGTGCGTATCGCTATCGATGACATCAGTGAGGAGTACCCCCTGAGAATTGGTGCGAGTGCGACGACGATTACCTATCCGGTGAAAAAGTGA
- a CDS encoding FUSC family protein, protein MSCPFIPQSLENRAAIRTAISTLTAILIAFALHLDKPYWAGMTVVILANIYTGNIIDKAIMRITGTIIGAWLGYFLAGFIANSFFLYLLGGFSLITIAVYYYNLSRYAYAYLLLAISAFIVISELAFSPGEAFQVAIWRPAEIGLGVIVSAISALFLFPNTIQDAMNKSTNTVFISIDNLLAKIASALQEQNLEMLSAIQKDNLNVKKKLRQGIEMLGFMRREIGFERVKLDQYRLVLESFQSFIRMNSYYVRNNFFMVKENKALIEQFDLQSIFAAIQSDLNYIKSAFMDEQKPEGNLQSPLLIDNFRRRINQLMSAHPGQYQNMLAIAHFLRQLNSMLENMNTVFAGREKPVEIRQRLISHQEQLRNDPDVILHAIKAGLSATLALVFWLISNWPGGLNGIISSIVISVRKSLFEMKSVSLHRILGCLLGGGLALGSLAYFAFNLYDFMLLILIGVWAFSYFSFKRPADAYIGLQANLALVITVAQEGGAPTSLTPPLERLGGIFIGIAASFLVANVLWRTDLWHILLRQIAKLKRHLIHNCKQMLRSEYKMTRPFDLVNQFWLTRGALETLEVEGQTNEKKLAQLQAIHDEYDKLVMMQATLSHIQETVNQQQAIATASQLNLDLNQLAEAVGGLYEEANISKVSETQAELTLAMHKIVEQVGAFSADELENCEVYLQALYQLTVINLDILKIAEPVHFGSIKGLTQH, encoded by the coding sequence GTGAGCTGTCCTTTCATTCCCCAGTCTCTGGAAAATCGTGCTGCAATTAGAACAGCCATTTCAACACTTACTGCCATTCTTATTGCCTTCGCACTCCATCTTGATAAGCCTTACTGGGCCGGCATGACTGTTGTAATTTTAGCCAATATTTACACCGGAAATATTATTGATAAAGCAATTATGCGTATCACCGGGACAATTATAGGCGCCTGGCTGGGTTATTTTTTAGCCGGTTTTATTGCGAACAGTTTTTTTCTCTATTTATTAGGCGGTTTTTCTCTCATTACGATTGCTGTGTATTACTATAATCTGAGCCGTTATGCCTATGCCTATCTGTTACTGGCAATCAGTGCCTTTATCGTGATATCTGAACTCGCCTTTTCACCGGGAGAGGCATTTCAGGTGGCGATATGGCGTCCTGCAGAAATTGGCCTTGGCGTCATTGTCTCTGCGATTTCTGCTTTGTTTCTTTTCCCCAACACCATTCAGGATGCGATGAATAAAAGCACTAACACTGTTTTTATCAGTATTGATAATCTGCTTGCCAAAATTGCATCGGCCCTGCAGGAACAGAATCTGGAAATGCTGTCCGCAATCCAGAAAGATAACCTGAATGTTAAAAAGAAACTGCGGCAGGGCATTGAAATGCTGGGTTTTATGCGCCGCGAGATCGGCTTTGAACGGGTTAAGCTGGATCAGTACCGCTTAGTGCTTGAGTCCTTCCAATCCTTTATCCGCATGAATAGTTATTATGTAAGAAACAATTTCTTCATGGTAAAGGAAAACAAGGCATTGATTGAGCAATTCGATTTGCAAAGCATTTTTGCCGCAATTCAAAGCGATCTGAATTATATAAAGTCTGCATTTATGGACGAGCAGAAACCAGAAGGCAATTTGCAAAGCCCGCTGCTGATTGACAATTTCCGGCGAAGGATTAACCAATTAATGTCTGCCCATCCCGGCCAATATCAAAATATGCTCGCAATTGCCCATTTTTTGAGGCAGTTAAACAGCATGCTGGAAAATATGAATACGGTGTTCGCAGGGAGGGAAAAGCCTGTGGAAATCCGGCAAAGATTAATTTCACACCAGGAACAGCTGAGAAATGATCCTGATGTGATTCTACATGCTATTAAAGCCGGTTTATCGGCGACTCTCGCGCTTGTGTTCTGGCTCATCAGCAACTGGCCTGGCGGTTTAAACGGAATTATAAGCAGCATTGTTATTTCCGTGCGAAAGAGCTTGTTTGAGATGAAAAGTGTTAGCTTGCATCGGATATTGGGCTGTTTGTTAGGCGGAGGGTTAGCATTAGGATCATTAGCGTATTTCGCGTTTAATCTTTATGATTTTATGCTGTTAATCCTGATTGGTGTATGGGCATTTAGCTATTTTTCCTTTAAGCGGCCTGCCGATGCGTATATCGGTTTACAGGCTAATCTGGCATTGGTTATCACAGTCGCTCAGGAAGGCGGAGCGCCGACCAGTTTAACGCCTCCTTTGGAGCGTCTGGGGGGAATTTTTATCGGTATTGCTGCCAGTTTTCTGGTCGCTAATGTGCTTTGGCGGACTGATCTCTGGCATATTCTGCTCAGGCAAATCGCCAAATTGAAGCGCCACTTGATTCATAATTGCAAACAAATGCTGAGGTCTGAATATAAGATGACTCGCCCTTTTGATTTGGTTAATCAGTTCTGGTTAACCAGAGGGGCGCTAGAAACCCTGGAGGTTGAAGGTCAGACCAATGAAAAAAAACTGGCTCAGCTGCAGGCTATTCATGATGAATACGATAAATTAGTGATGATGCAGGCTACTTTGAGTCACATTCAGGAAACAGTAAACCAACAGCAGGCGATTGCTACTGCCAGTCAATTAAACCTTGATCTGAACCAACTTGCAGAGGCGGTGGGCGGTCTTTATGAAGAAGCAAATATCTCTAAAGTCTCAGAAACACAGGCTGAGTTAACATTAGCTATGCATAAAATAGTGGAGCAAGTGGGTGCATTCTCTGCCGATGAATTGGAAAACTGTGAAGTCTACCTACAAGCCCTCTATCAATTAACAGTAATTAATCTGGACATCTTGAAAATTGCTGAACCTGTGCATTTTGGGAGTATTAAGGGGCTTACCCAGCATTGA
- a CDS encoding SPFH domain-containing protein, producing the protein MESLITLGLLVIFAVTFVLSGVKVVPQSEEWTVERFGRYTHTLHPGLGLIVPFIDRVTYKVNMRERVLEIPPQEVISSDNAMVTIDAVCFFQVVDTAKSAYQVDNLEHAIRNLTMTNIRTVLGSLELDGMLSHRDEINSRLMHVVDQATTPWGVKVTRIEIRDIRPPQDLVDAMANQMKAEREKRASILAAEGDRQAEILRAEGDKQGQILRAEAARQEAFLEAEARERTAQADATATRMVSEAIASGDINAINYFVAEKYVDALKSIGNAQNSKMVLLPIEATGIIGALGGITELVNNVKNKSN; encoded by the coding sequence GTGGAATCCTTGATTACTTTGGGCTTACTTGTCATTTTTGCCGTCACTTTTGTCCTGTCAGGTGTTAAAGTTGTACCCCAATCGGAAGAATGGACAGTCGAACGCTTTGGGAGATACACCCACACACTGCATCCGGGTCTGGGGCTTATTGTTCCATTTATTGATCGCGTAACCTACAAAGTGAACATGCGGGAAAGAGTGCTTGAGATTCCTCCTCAGGAAGTAATTTCCTCAGATAATGCGATGGTGACGATTGATGCGGTTTGTTTTTTCCAGGTAGTGGATACCGCCAAATCTGCTTACCAGGTCGATAATCTTGAACATGCTATCCGTAATCTGACCATGACGAATATTCGTACCGTACTGGGATCTTTGGAATTGGATGGTATGTTAAGCCACCGGGATGAAATTAACAGCCGTTTAATGCATGTCGTGGATCAGGCAACTACGCCATGGGGTGTGAAGGTAACCCGTATTGAAATCCGGGATATTCGCCCGCCTCAGGATCTGGTAGATGCTATGGCTAACCAGATGAAAGCCGAGCGGGAAAAAAGAGCGTCCATTCTAGCTGCTGAGGGTGACCGGCAGGCGGAGATTTTAAGGGCAGAAGGGGACAAGCAAGGGCAGATCCTGCGTGCCGAAGCGGCTCGTCAGGAGGCGTTTCTGGAGGCCGAAGCCCGCGAACGGACTGCCCAGGCAGATGCCACTGCCACACGCATGGTCTCAGAGGCCATTGCTTCAGGTGACATCAATGCCATTAATTATTTCGTTGCTGAAAAATATGTGGATGCACTGAAATCAATCGGCAATGCCCAAAATAGTAAAATGGTGTTATTACCGATTGAAGCGACAGGCATTATCGGGGCACTTGGCGGCATTACCGAATTGGTAAATAACGTTAAAAACAAGTCAAATTAG
- a CDS encoding SCO family protein yields MASQNKRITLTVTLLVAIAAMFAGLFVSQHIHWKKEIDPSQFHGTFLQKPRDIEQFSLTGIDQQSFDNHSLQGQWTMIFFGFTNCGYVCPTTMAELAKMYGILEQQHTKPLPRVVMVSVDPERDDLNTLKNYVLAFNPHFYGARGEQQAVKKMAMEMGIAYEKKISGNPDNYDVQHSGAVMLFNPQGELSAFFTTPHRAELLAKDYQLLVG; encoded by the coding sequence ATGGCAAGTCAAAATAAAAGAATTACCCTGACAGTCACTTTGCTGGTGGCTATCGCAGCAATGTTTGCCGGTTTATTTGTTTCACAGCATATTCACTGGAAAAAAGAGATTGATCCTTCGCAGTTCCATGGCACTTTCCTGCAGAAGCCGCGTGATATCGAGCAGTTCAGTTTGACTGGAATCGACCAGCAATCTTTCGATAATCATAGCCTGCAAGGGCAATGGACGATGATATTTTTTGGTTTTACCAATTGCGGTTATGTATGCCCTACAACCATGGCTGAGTTGGCAAAGATGTACGGCATTTTAGAGCAGCAACATACTAAACCTTTACCCCGTGTTGTGATGGTAAGCGTTGATCCGGAACGAGATGATCTGAATACATTGAAAAATTATGTACTAGCCTTCAACCCTCATTTTTACGGTGCAAGGGGAGAGCAGCAGGCTGTTAAGAAAATGGCGATGGAAATGGGCATTGCCTATGAGAAAAAAATATCAGGTAACCCAGACAATTATGACGTTCAGCATAGTGGCGCCGTCATGCTTTTCAATCCCCAAGGGGAACTGAGTGCTTTTTTCACCACACCTCATCGAGCTGAGCTGCTGGCAAAAGACTATCAGCTTCTGGTTGGCTAA
- a CDS encoding SURF1 family protein — MLSVTCFNHRFTLAWRVVFFALSVVALLLSLGFWQLNRAKEKQLMLTAEAREQQLPPAAWQGGIPYPKQYQSIRVAGQYLAPVFLLDNQFYQHQTGYNVLSPYQLANGEVLLVDRGWLAADRSHLPALPELHSVPSISGQAYFPSSKTWVLGQDFEIKSDGITIVERIDTKLISNLLHKSVYPFIIRLNKEEANGFIREWPVVTMSPQRHYAYALQWFALAFIALAAFIGSNLKKN; from the coding sequence ATGCTGAGTGTAACTTGTTTTAATCATCGTTTCACGCTTGCCTGGCGTGTCGTGTTTTTTGCCTTGTCAGTAGTTGCCTTGCTTTTGTCCTTAGGATTCTGGCAATTAAACCGCGCAAAGGAAAAACAACTGATGCTTACTGCAGAAGCCAGAGAGCAGCAATTGCCTCCAGCCGCATGGCAGGGCGGCATACCTTACCCTAAACAATATCAGTCAATTCGAGTCGCAGGCCAGTATTTAGCCCCTGTTTTTCTGCTGGACAATCAATTTTATCAACATCAGACAGGGTACAATGTGTTATCTCCCTATCAGCTTGCTAATGGCGAAGTGCTGCTAGTTGACAGGGGATGGCTTGCTGCTGATCGCAGCCATCTTCCCGCATTGCCTGAATTGCATTCTGTACCGAGCATAAGCGGGCAAGCGTATTTTCCTTCCAGTAAAACCTGGGTTTTAGGGCAGGATTTTGAAATAAAATCGGATGGCATCACCATAGTTGAACGCATTGATACGAAATTAATCAGTAATCTTTTGCATAAATCTGTCTATCCGTTTATTATTCGCCTCAACAAAGAAGAAGCCAATGGTTTTATCCGCGAGTGGCCTGTTGTGACGATGTCGCCGCAACGTCATTATGCCTATGCGTTGCAATGGTTTGCCTTGGCTTTTATCGCATTGGCTGCTTTTATTGGCTCGAATCTGAAAAAAAATTAA
- the cyoE gene encoding heme o synthase — protein sequence MQNEACLMSASWRDYLELCKPRVVLLMLLTVLVGMYLAAPGWIPLPTLCITLVGIGCAASSAAAINHLVDKRIDALMARTKKRPVAHGRISIKQALSFALILGATGLSLLALLVNTLTAVLTFVTLIGYAGIYTGYLKRATPQNIVIGGLAGASPPLLGWTAITNQLDPNALLLVLIIFTWTPPHFWALAIYRFEDYRHAEIPMLPVTHGIAFTKLNIVLYTVLLLVVTMLPVIVGMSGLVYLAGAMILGFRFLHWTWRLYRSDTPAVALGTFRFSIVYLMLLFVFLLVDHYV from the coding sequence ATGCAAAATGAAGCCTGCTTAATGTCAGCATCCTGGCGAGATTATCTGGAGCTTTGCAAACCGCGTGTTGTTTTATTGATGCTGTTAACCGTGTTAGTCGGCATGTATCTGGCGGCGCCTGGCTGGATCCCTTTGCCAACTTTGTGCATCACGCTTGTTGGAATCGGCTGTGCGGCCAGCAGTGCGGCGGCCATTAACCATTTGGTTGATAAACGTATAGATGCGCTGATGGCAAGAACAAAAAAACGTCCAGTTGCCCATGGCCGCATTTCCATTAAGCAGGCCTTAAGTTTTGCTTTGATTCTTGGCGCGACAGGCTTGTCTCTGTTGGCGCTCCTGGTGAATACACTGACTGCCGTACTCACTTTTGTAACCCTGATTGGTTATGCGGGGATTTATACCGGCTATCTGAAACGTGCAACGCCTCAAAATATCGTGATTGGCGGCCTGGCTGGGGCGTCACCCCCCTTATTGGGATGGACGGCCATTACCAACCAGCTTGATCCCAATGCACTTTTACTGGTATTAATTATTTTTACATGGACTCCCCCTCATTTCTGGGCATTGGCAATTTACCGTTTCGAAGATTACCGCCATGCAGAAATTCCCATGCTGCCGGTAACCCATGGTATTGCTTTCACCAAGCTTAATATTGTTCTTTATACCGTTCTGTTGCTCGTGGTTACCATGCTGCCTGTTATTGTAGGAATGAGTGGACTGGTTTATCTGGCGGGTGCGATGATACTGGGCTTTCGTTTTTTACATTGGACGTGGCGTTTGTATCGAAGTGATACGCCGGCTGTCGCCCTTGGTACCTTTCGATTTTCAATTGTGTATTTGATGTTACTATTCGTTTTTTTATTAGTTGACCATTACGTGTAA
- a CDS encoding glutathione S-transferase N-terminal domain-containing protein, whose translation MYILYSARTPNGIKPTIMLEELQLPYSITKIDIMSGEQFKPEFLAISPNNKIPVLFDSEQNFYLPESVAILQYLAEKHGKFLPEHLRAKFEVMQWCYFQAAHIGPMFGQYGHFHRYAPEQVIYAQDRYANEVLRLMGVMDKQLQSNAFISGKEYTIADMAIWPWLYCYEAFYQAHIDEDQFPSLIQWYRKIGERPAVKKALDCYE comes from the coding sequence ATGTATATTTTATATTCTGCACGTACCCCTAACGGTATAAAACCAACCATTATGCTCGAAGAACTGCAGCTACCCTACTCTATTACCAAAATCGATATCATGAGCGGCGAGCAGTTTAAGCCCGAGTTTCTGGCCATTTCACCCAATAACAAAATTCCGGTTCTTTTCGACAGCGAACAAAACTTTTATCTTCCTGAAAGTGTAGCCATCCTCCAATATTTAGCCGAAAAGCACGGAAAGTTTTTACCGGAACATCTTAGAGCCAAATTTGAGGTAATGCAGTGGTGTTATTTTCAAGCCGCCCACATCGGCCCTATGTTTGGCCAGTACGGACATTTTCACCGCTATGCACCAGAACAGGTTATTTATGCCCAGGATCGTTACGCCAATGAAGTACTGCGTCTGATGGGGGTAATGGATAAGCAGCTGCAAAGCAATGCTTTTATCAGCGGCAAGGAGTATACCATTGCAGATATGGCCATCTGGCCCTGGCTATATTGCTATGAAGCCTTTTATCAGGCCCATATTGATGAGGATCAATTCCCTAGCCTGATTCAATGGTATCGTAAAATAGGAGAGCGGCCCGCGGTGAAGAAGGCACTTGATTGTTATGAATAA
- a CDS encoding twin transmembrane helix small protein has protein sequence MFTKAIILIVMLVILFALGSGLIFLIKDKGSSNRTVKALSWRIGLSLLLFLFLLLAFSMGWIQPHSV, from the coding sequence ATGTTCACCAAAGCAATCATCCTAATTGTGATGCTGGTTATTTTATTCGCATTAGGAAGCGGATTGATTTTTCTTATCAAAGACAAAGGCTCTTCTAACCGCACGGTAAAAGCCTTGAGTTGGCGGATTGGCTTGTCGCTGCTGCTGTTTTTATTTCTGTTGCTTGCCTTTAGTATGGGCTGGATTCAGCCGCATTCAGTGTGA
- the rimK gene encoding 30S ribosomal protein S6--L-glutamate ligase: protein MKIAILATNPHLYSHKRLKEAGEAAGHEVNIINPLYCYMNVAASSPKVHYRGGEPLPKYDAVIPRIGASITYYGTAVLRHMETMGMYTINESIAISRSRDKFRSLQILARKGIPMPLTSFAQSPDDTEDLIRMVGGAPLVIKLLEGTQGKGVILADSHQSAVSIINAFKEMSANILVQEFIQESKGTDIRCFVIGDKVVAAVKRQAKEGEFRANVHQGGKAQKVALSPQERAIAVGAAKAMGLKVAGVDLIRSNHGPLVLEINSSPGLEGVEKATHINIAGKIIQYIEKNAKPKGLNQRFQG, encoded by the coding sequence ATGAAAATTGCGATCTTGGCGACCAATCCCCATTTATATTCTCACAAACGGTTAAAGGAAGCCGGTGAAGCTGCAGGACATGAAGTCAATATTATCAATCCGTTGTATTGCTATATGAATGTGGCGGCTTCCAGCCCCAAAGTTCATTATCGCGGCGGAGAGCCTCTGCCTAAGTATGATGCAGTGATTCCGCGTATAGGTGCTTCAATTACCTATTACGGCACTGCTGTTTTACGTCATATGGAAACGATGGGCATGTATACCATCAACGAATCCATAGCTATTTCACGTTCACGCGATAAGTTTCGCTCCTTGCAAATACTGGCAAGAAAGGGGATTCCCATGCCGCTGACCAGTTTTGCACAATCTCCGGATGATACCGAGGACTTGATTCGTATGGTCGGTGGAGCCCCTTTGGTAATTAAATTACTGGAAGGAACCCAGGGAAAAGGGGTTATTCTGGCAGATAGCCATCAATCCGCTGTCAGCATTATTAATGCATTCAAGGAAATGTCAGCCAATATTCTGGTGCAGGAGTTTATTCAGGAATCCAAGGGAACCGATATCCGCTGTTTTGTAATTGGTGATAAAGTCGTTGCCGCAGTTAAAAGACAGGCAAAAGAAGGCGAGTTCCGTGCCAATGTACATCAGGGTGGTAAAGCGCAAAAGGTGGCCTTATCGCCTCAGGAGCGTGCAATAGCCGTTGGCGCTGCGAAAGCAATGGGTCTCAAGGTAGCAGGCGTAGATTTAATCCGCTCCAACCACGGCCCTTTAGTTCTTGAAATCAACTCTTCCCCGGGGTTGGAGGGTGTTGAAAAAGCCACTCACATCAACATTGCCGGAAAAATTATCCAATACATCGAAAAAAATGCCAAACCAAAAGGTTTGAATCAACGATTTCAGGGCTAA
- a CDS encoding DUF72 domain-containing protein, translating into MDKQNGYYIGTSGWSYEGWIGNFYPEKIKSPEVLPCYTQTFDSVELNNSFYQLPKEKNIKKWLEQTPPEFVFSCKANRYITHMKKLEDVEESVDKLITAFRYFEDKLGAILFQFPPYWHIDIARLKKFIDYLPKDLRYTFEFRSKSWFCEALYFYDFKQYQTPLVVTADFIYIRMHGPEAVAYSGSYSEEKLQECARKILEWQKEKKPVYCYFDNDEKACAPKDAKRLREILRKQKKS; encoded by the coding sequence ATGGATAAGCAAAATGGCTACTACATTGGTACCTCAGGCTGGAGTTATGAAGGCTGGATCGGAAATTTTTACCCCGAGAAAATAAAATCTCCAGAGGTTTTGCCCTGTTATACACAGACCTTCGATTCGGTCGAGCTAAATAACAGCTTTTACCAGCTTCCAAAAGAAAAAAACATAAAAAAATGGCTTGAGCAAACTCCACCTGAATTTGTTTTTTCCTGTAAAGCCAACCGCTATATAACCCATATGAAAAAACTGGAGGATGTCGAGGAAAGTGTCGATAAATTAATAACTGCTTTTCGTTATTTCGAAGATAAACTGGGCGCAATACTTTTTCAATTTCCCCCTTATTGGCATATTGATATAGCACGTCTTAAAAAATTCATTGATTATCTGCCTAAGGATTTACGCTATACCTTTGAGTTTCGTTCAAAAAGCTGGTTTTGTGAGGCGCTTTATTTCTATGATTTTAAACAGTATCAGACGCCCTTGGTGGTAACAGCGGATTTCATTTATATTCGTATGCATGGACCTGAGGCAGTCGCTTATTCCGGTTCTTATTCAGAGGAAAAATTACAGGAATGCGCTCGAAAAATACTCGAGTGGCAAAAAGAAAAAAAGCCAGTTTATTGTTATTTTGATAATGATGAAAAAGCTTGTGCCCCCAAAGACGCTAAACGATTGCGAGAGATTTTAAGGAAACAAAAAAAGTCGTAG
- a CDS encoding phytanoyl-CoA dioxygenase family protein, with protein MLWNQDEASIITQYQLDGAVCIRQVLGPQEISTLTRGIEKNLRDLSPRSKVASRPDDPGYFVEDFCTWQTNPFYQDLIFNSQLGEVAAKLTNSRCIRLYHDHLLVKEAGTLQATPWHQDQPYYNIDGFQNCSIWIPVDPISPKAALRFISGSHLGPWLMPRSFMDQQAKWFPEGSLAELPDIERNPQDYEIKSWAMQPGDILCFHMLSLHSSQGAESTQGRRAFSLRFLGDDIIHAPRAWTTSPDFPGLANELAAGASMRHPLFPVVWGAD; from the coding sequence GTGCTTTGGAATCAGGATGAGGCATCGATTATCACACAGTATCAGCTAGATGGTGCTGTTTGTATTCGGCAGGTGCTTGGCCCGCAAGAAATTTCCACCTTGACGCGGGGTATAGAAAAAAATTTGCGGGACTTGAGCCCCCGCTCCAAAGTGGCCAGCCGTCCTGATGACCCCGGCTATTTTGTTGAAGATTTTTGTACCTGGCAAACAAACCCTTTCTATCAGGATTTAATTTTTAACTCTCAATTGGGGGAAGTAGCCGCTAAATTAACCAATAGCCGTTGCATTCGACTTTACCATGATCACTTATTGGTTAAGGAAGCAGGCACCCTTCAGGCTACCCCCTGGCATCAGGATCAGCCTTATTACAATATTGACGGCTTTCAGAATTGCAGCATCTGGATCCCTGTCGATCCAATCAGCCCCAAGGCCGCTTTACGGTTTATTAGCGGCTCTCACCTTGGTCCCTGGCTGATGCCTCGCTCTTTTATGGATCAGCAGGCAAAATGGTTTCCCGAAGGCTCTCTGGCCGAGCTTCCAGATATTGAACGAAATCCACAGGACTATGAAATTAAATCCTGGGCCATGCAGCCCGGGGATATCCTCTGTTTCCATATGCTTAGTCTCCATTCTTCCCAAGGAGCAGAGAGTACACAGGGAAGAAGGGCTTTTTCGCTCCGCTTTCTGGGAGATGATATTATTCATGCGCCGCGTGCATGGACCACCTCACCTGACTTTCCCGGGCTTGCAAACGAGTTAGCAGCCGGAGCTTCCATGAGGCATCCTTTATTTCCAGTCGTGTGGGGAGCTGACTGA